Proteins found in one Tamandua tetradactyla isolate mTamTet1 chromosome 1, mTamTet1.pri, whole genome shotgun sequence genomic segment:
- the LOC143681024 gene encoding chromobox protein homolog 3-like: MVSNKMTLQNIGKKQNGKNKRIEEAEPEEFVVEKLLDQLVVNGKAEYFLKWKGFTEKPVKKKMVQNENLYLTVNLMTANQRRREMLLSNQEALLEVLILNAKLVPQTAVEN, translated from the exons ATGGTCTCCAATAAAATGACATTGCAAAATATAGGGAAGAAGCAGaatggaaagaacaaaagaatagaagaGGCAGAACCTGAAGAATTTGTGGTGGAAAAATTACTGGATCAACTTGTAGTAAATGGGAAGGCGGAATATTTCCTGAAGTGGAAGGGATTTACAG AAAAACCGGTAAAGAAAAAGATGgtacaaaatgaaaatctttATCTGACAGTGAATCTGATGacagcaaatcaaagaagaagagagatgctGCTTTCAAACCAAGAGGCTTTGCTAGAGGTCTTGATCCTGAACGCAAAATTGGTGCCACAGACAGCAGTGGAGAATTAA